The region GGACCTCACCCTGCGCCTCGCCGACGAGTTCGGCTTCTGCTACGGGGTGGACCGGGCCGTGGACTACGCCTTCCAGACCCGGGAGAAGTTCCCGGACCGCAGGATCTTCCTGACGGGGGACATGATCCACAACGCCTCCATGAACGCCCGGCTCAGGGAGATGGGCATCGAGTTCCTCTCCCAGGGCTTCGACGGGCGGCCGGACGAGCGGTTCGAGGATCTGGACGAGGAGGACGTGGTGATCCTCCCGGCCTTCGGCGCCCCGGTCGAGTGGGTCGGGAAGCTGCGCGAGCGCGGGTGCATCATCGTGGACACCACCTGCGGCTCGGTGCTCTCGGTGTGGAAGCGGGTGGCCCGCTACGCCCAGAAGGGCTTCACCAGCATCATCCACGGCAAGTACTACCACGAGGAGACCCGGGCGACCGCCTCCCAGACCCGCAGGGAGGGCGGCAACGGGAAGTACCTGATCGTGCGCGACCTGAAGGAGACCGGCTACCTCACGGACTTCATCCGGGGCCGCACGAGCGCCGGGGAGCTCAAGGAGAGGCTCGGGCACGGCATGAGCCCCGGCTTCGACCCGGAGAGGGACCTGGTGCGCGTGGGGGTCGCAAACCAGACCACCATGCTGATGACCGAGACGATGAAGGTGGGCGAGGAGATCCGCAAGGCCATGGAGGAGCGCTACGGCCGGGAGAACCTCGCGGAGCACTTCGAGCTGTTCGACACCATCTGCTCTGCCACCCAGGACCGGCAGGACGCCCTGATGCGGCTCCTGGAGCACCCGCTGGACGTGGTGGTCATCGTAGGGGGCTACAACTCCTCGAACACCAACAACCTCGCGATCATCGCCGCCGGGCGGGTGCCGCGCAGCTACCACATAGCGAACGGCGAGTGCATCCGGGGAGCCTCCATCCGGCACAAGCCGCCGGGCACCCCCCTCGACCCGCGCGAGGAGGTCGAGGAGGAGGGCTGGCTGCCGGAGGGGCCGGTGCGCGTGGGGCTCACCGCCGGGGCCTCGACCCCGAACTCCCAGATAGGCCTCGCCGTCCGGCGCATCCTGGAGGCCCGCGGCATCCGGGTGGAGGAGGCCCTGGCCGCCACCTGAGAGAGCGCCGCGGGACGAGGTTGCTGCGCACGGTAACCGTAACGAGGTACGTAGCGCCGCTGCGCGAGGGCGGGTCGCTGCCGGCCATCGTCGAGGCCGACGACCTGGGCACCTACGTCCTGAAGTTCCGGGGGGCGGGCCAGGGCCGCAAGGCGCTCGTCGCCGAGATAGCCGCCGGGGAGCTCGCGCGCTCCCTGGGGCTCACGGTGCCGGAGATTGTCCTGGCCGAGCTGGACCCGGAGCTCGCCCGCCCCGAGCCCGACCCGGAGATACAGGACCTCATCCGGGCGAGCGCGGGCCTTAATGTGGCGCTGGACTACCTGCCGGGCTCTCTGGGCTTCGACCCCCTCGCCGACGCCCCCGACCCCCTGCTCGCCTCGCGCATCCTGTGGTTCGACGCCCTGGTGGCCAACGTGGACCGCACCGTGCACAACCCCAACCTCCTGGTCTGGCACGGGCGGCTGTGGCTCATAGACCACGGCGCGGCGCTGTACTTCCACCACACCTGGAAGGGCTGGGAGGAGGCGGCCCGCAGGCCCTACGCCGCGGCCCGCGACCACGCTCTCCTCCCCTTCGCCGCCGCCCTGCGCGAGGCGGACGAGATGATGTCCGCGAGGATCTCGCCGGCCATGCTGGACGGCATACTCGGGCTCGTCCCGGACGCCTGGCTGCGCGACGAGCCGGGCTTCGCGGACGCGCAGGAGGTGCGCGCCGCCTACCGGGAGTACCTGCTGGGCCGCCTGGAGGAGCCCAGGGAGTGGGTGGACCGCCTGGAGGAGGCGCATGCGCAGGCTGTTTGAGTACGCGCTGCTGCGGGTGGTCCCCCGCCCGGAGCGGGGTGAGTTTATCAACGCGGGTGTGGTGCTCTACTGCCCGGAGGAGGACTTTCTGGAGGCCCGGGTGCACCTGGACCGCGAGCGCCTGCGGGCGCTGGACCCGGAGATAGACCAGGAGGCGGTGCTGGCGCACCTGGAGTCCGTAGAGCGGGTGTGCGCCGGGGGGCCCGAGGCCGGCCCCCTGGGGCGCCTCTCCCCCCGCGAGAGGTTCGGGCGGATCGTCGCCCCGCGCAGCACAGTGCTCCAGCCCTCCCCGGTCCACACCGGCTTCACCGAGGACTGCGCGCGGAGCTGGAGCGGCTGCTCGCGGCGATGGTGCTCCCGCCCGCGGAACCGGGCGGCTGAGGGCCGCTACCTCCCCTCCCCGGCGGTCCGGCGCGTCTCCCGCCGCGCCTCTTCCTCCACGCGGGCGCGCTCGCGGGCGGAGGCCATGACAAGCTCGCGCACCTCCTCCGGCGAGTCCGTCAGCGCGAGGAGGTCCATGTCCGCTCTGGAGATCTTGCCGTCCTCGAGCACCACCTCGCGCAGCCAGCCGCACATGCCCCGCCAGTAGTCGCTGCCGAAGAGGATGACCGGGAAGTCGCGGACCTTGCCGGTCTGGATGAGGGTGAGCGCCTCGAAGAGCTCGTCCATCGTGCCGAAGCCGCCGGGGAAGATGACGAAGGCCTGGGCGTACTTCACGAACATGGTCTTGCGGACGAAGAAGTACCTGAACTCTATGGGCAGGTCCACGAAGGGGTTGCACCCCTGCTCGTAGGGCAGCTCGATGTTCAGGCCCACCGAGGGCACCCCCGCCTCGCGGGCTCCCCGGTTGCCGGCCTCCATGATGCCGGGCCCCCCGCCGGTGATGATGGCGAAGCCGGCCTCCCCCAGAAGGCGGGCGGTCTCCACCGCGGCGGCGTACATGGGGTCTGCGGGGTCCACACGCGCAGAACCGAAGAAGGTGACCGCGGGCCCCAGCCCGGCGAGCTCCTCGAACCCCTCGACGAACTCCCCCATGATCCTGAGCACCCGCCAGGTGTCGGTCCGGACAAAGGCCGCCTCCTCGGGGTAGGGCGGCCGGAGCATCCGCTCGTCTTCGGTGGAGCGCGCCCCCCGCCCGGGCCTCCGGAAAGGCTCCCTTCTCTCCTCCTCGCGCGGCACGGCGAAGGCCCTCTCTCCTCGCCCCCCTACAGCCCCAGCTCCACGAGCTTCCGGGCGACCTCCGAGAGCTCCCTGCCCTCAGCCGAGCCGGCGGCGAGCACCCGGGCCGAGCCGTCGTCGAAGGTGATCTCGGCGACCTCCTCACCGCCCTCCTCGCGCTCGAGGTAGCGTCGCAGGGCCAGCGCTACCCCGGCGAGCGCCCCGAGCAGAAGAACTCTCCCGAGCACCCTCCTCATCACGCCGCCTCCTTCGCGGCGCGCTCTACCTCGGAGCGGGCGTTGCGCATGTCGTAGAGCGCAAGCCCCACCCTCGCGTCGAGCCCGGTCGTCGCCGCGAGGACCGCGCCACCCTCCAGGCGCACCAGCAGCACGTGGCCCAGCTCCGTCCGCACCCTGGCCTGCAACGCCCGCTCCTTGCCGTTCTCCCGCGCCACCTCGTCCACGAGCCCGACCAGGGCCTCGAGCATCGCTCGCGCGCGCTCGCGGTCCACCCCCTCAGGGTGGGAAGACCCCAAAAGCCTCCCCTCCCGCGTGAGCACCGCGCAGGACCGGATGTCCGGGGAGAGCGCCCGGAGGTCGGCCAGCACCCGCTCCAGGTCCCTCCCCTCTCTGCTCTCGGGATTCTCGGTCACAGGTTAGTCCTCCTCAGGCAGCCTCTTCCCTCGAAGAGGGCATTATACTCCTCGGCCACCAGACCCTCGCCGGTCCGAAACGCCTCTTAACACGCGCCCTTCTTGATGCTATATTTTTGAGGCTTACCCGGGCGATTAGCTCAGCGGGAGAGCGCTGCCTTCACACGGCAGAGGTCGCTGGTTCGATCCCAGCATCGCCCACTAAGAGAAAGCGCTGTTTTGCAGGTAAAGCGTGAGGCGAACGAGGAGGCCGGGAGGAGCACCGGCCCTTCGTACACCAGTTGTACACCAATGGGGAGCCTGTGTATTCTCTATTCGGTTTGTTTTCCTGTCTCAAAAATGTAATCCGGTGGCAGGTTCACTTGGTCCGGCGACGGTAACCTCTCGAGGAAATCTTTGAGTTCTTGAGGCGTCAGTACGCGCGGTATCCCTCGATCATTCTCGCCAGGCTCCTGAAGCCAGTAGCGCGCTTCCGTAGAAGGTATCCACTCAGGATACGGTCGGCAAACCACGGGAAGGATACGCTTAATCCCTCTCATACCTTCTTTGTAGTTAGGTTGCCGATGGCGCTGGGCAACCAGCTCCGCAGTCTCGTCGATCTTCTTTAGGAACTTGAGGTTCTCCTTCCATCGACCCTTTACGTATTCATAGCCGACTTCTTCGACTTCCGGGTCCAAGAGCTTGCCCTTCACCTCGGCTAGAACCAGCGTGTCGCCAACTCGAAGAGGGCAGTCAAGGTCGTTGAAGGGTTGGCCTTGCTTGCGTACTTCAATTCCCTTCAATGCTTCGACCCGCTGGATCTTGTCGGAGGTTCCCATAAAGTCCCACACCTGACCCTCGACTCTGGCGCCCTTCAAGCGGCCCTCTTTTCCACCTTTCATTCCCTCGGCTAAGAGATCTAAAGGTCGATGCAGCCAGTGGTCGGCGTGGAACAAGTCAACCATATATACTTTGCCAAACTTGTGCAGCAGGTAGCTGTAGCGAGTATCACCCACGTCGATCTTGAGGTGATCCTCACGCGCTTTCTCCTTACCAGTCGAGGTGGAGAGATAAAGGAATCGATCGCGGGCAGCCTTCAGGTCTCCGCGAGTTGCCCTCATACCGCGCCGGGCAGCATGGTCCGCAGCGCTATCGATGAGCGTGTTTCCCTCTATCTCGAACTCTGTAAGCGGTACGACGGAGGCTACGTGGGCGGCCTCAAGTCTTTCCGGATCTTCCAGCTTTGCCCTGACCAGCGAGCAGAGCCCGGCCAGCAGGGCCACGAACTCTTCCCTTCCGAGGCCATCCCAAGAATCACGAACGAGGTCGGGGTTAAGCAGCGCGAGAAAATCTTCAAGCGCCTTCAATAACCAGGCTTGAAACCTGTAACCGGATCTTCCGTCCTCGGCAATTTCGTAGTGGGAAGAAAACAAGCCGACACGGTTTCCGAGGTTATCACGCTCCGGTCCCTCGTAGGGATCAGGGACCGACACCGAGGCCTTGGAAAATTCGCCCACGGGGCTGAAAGGACTAAAGTACCGGTGCTTTCGCTCGTCCAAGGAAGCGGTGAGTATGTTTAGCTGCCGAAAGTCTCCCTCTAGAGGCCGGAAGCCTTTCTCCGAAACCCTCATCTGCAAGCCCAGCCCGAACCCGACTTTGTAGAGGGCGGACTCGAAGTAGGTTTCGGCGAGGTTGAGCAAGCTCAAGAAGGTTCTGGCGAACCGTTCTTGCTCGTTTTTCGCGATCACGCCACCATACTCCGCGTCGTACCGTCCGGGCGGCTTCCTACCGTATAGCAGTGCCGCATGGGTCGCGATCCGACGAACTGCCATGGCAATGATCCGGGACTGGCTGTTCTGGGTTTCGATTGAATTCCAGCGGAGAAGCCGAAGGTGTTCTGGCGTCATGAGCCGTGCGCAGAAGAAGAGCTCGGGCTTGGTGGCCCGCTCACAATACTTCTTCATCTCCGCTTCTATGTTCTTCTGCCACGTCGAAACTAGTGCCTGACCTGTAACAGGGTCCAGAGGGCTCGTCGAGTCAACCTGGCCTGCATAAGCTCGATAAGTGTGGGACCAAGCTGCTCGGGAACCACGCACTAACACTTCGAAGTCGCCGTTCAGCCTTGCCGCAAGTCTTTCGATAGATTCCAAGTAAACGTCGAATGATTCAGGCATCACCTAGAGCCCCACAGACACCAGTTGCTGCGCCCTTTGTACATGCTACTGTAGCACGTCTTCCATCGCCCTCGCGGTATGGTCGCCCATGCCCGGTATGACGTGGCTGTAGGTGTCGAGGGTGATGGCGATGTTTGAGTGGCCGAGAAGCTCCTGGACGTATTTGGGGTGGACGTTGCGGGAGAGGAGGAGCGTGGCGCAGGTGTGCCTGAGGTCGTGGAAGCGGATCTGGGGCAGCCTGGCCTTTTTGAGTAGCGGGGTGAAGGACCGTTGACGCAGGTTGGAAGGGTTGATCAGAGTACCGCTCTCGCTGGTGAAGATGAAGCCTTCGTCCCGGTAGAGGTCGCCGAGGTGTTGGATCTCCTGCATCTGCCGGGACAGGTGCTCGCGGAGCGCCTGGACGGCGGGCCCGGTGAGATGGATGGTGCGGCGGCCCTTGCTCGTTTTCGGTTCGCCGAGGAGCAACCTGCCCCCGCTCTTGGTGATGGTGCGCCGGACGCTCACGGTGGCGTTCTCCAGATCCACATCCTGCCATTTGAGGGCTAGGAGCTCCCCCTGGCGCATGCCGGTGGTTACGGCGAGCACGTAGAGGGCTTCGAGACGGTCGCCGCGCGCGGCTTCGAGCAGGCGGCGCGTCTCCCCGGCGGAGAGGGTTCGCATCTCTTCTCTGGCGGTGGGCCTGGGAGCCTTGACTACCTCGGCGACGTTGCGCGGGACCATGTGCCACCTGACAGCCTGGTCGAGGGCCTTGTGCAACGTGACGTGGAGCTTGTTGACGGACGCGGGAGCATAGCCGGCGTCGAGGCGGTCCTGGTAAAGGGCGGCGACGTGGGCGGGGGTGAGCTTCCTGAGCTTGTGCCTGCCAAGGGCGGGCTTGAGATGGACGCGGACGGCGATCTCGTAGCGGTCAAAGGTGCTCTGCCGAACGGAGCCGCGCACAGAGCCCTTGAGCCACCTGTCGAGGTACTCACCAACGGTCATGTTCTTGTCGTCGTAGAGGAGGCCGTCGGCGCGATCCGACATCGCCTTCGCCAGCTTGTCGCGGACCTCCGCCCGCGTCTTGCCGTAGGCGGTCTTGCGCTTGGTGCCGCTCGGCGTCTCGACCGTGTATCGGACCATCCACAGATCCCTCTTCGGGTGGCGGGAGATCGAACCCTCCCCATTACCGCGCCTCTTCGTCACGTCACTGCTCCTCTCCCTCAGCAGGCTCCGCTCTCCTGATATCAGAGCGTTTGTCCCTGTTTTTATCCGTTAAACTGATGATACGCGAAACCGGGAGCGGCACAAGAGGCAAGAGAGCAGAGGTCGAGTCGGTCAGCGCATAAAAGGCGGCGTTATCGGGCTCGGTGTTACCGGCTTCTGGCAAACCCTACGCAGTCCGTCCGGCAAGCGGAGGGGGGAGCAGCCATCGTCAGCCCTCTTCGGCGTCCAGCTCCCCGCGGTCGCGCAGGTTCAGCAGGATGGCGAGCGTGGCCTGCAGGGGCACGCCCGACCAGTAGGCCGTTGACTCCACGTTCCAGTAGCCGCGCCACTCGTGCCTGACCCGCTCGACCCACTCGGGCTCATCCTGCTCTATGGTGAGCCTGAGCGCC is a window of Rubrobacter xylanophilus DSM 9941 DNA encoding:
- the xerC gene encoding site-specific integrase encodes the protein MTKRRGNGEGSISRHPKRDLWMVRYTVETPSGTKRKTAYGKTRAEVRDKLAKAMSDRADGLLYDDKNMTVGEYLDRWLKGSVRGSVRQSTFDRYEIAVRVHLKPALGRHKLRKLTPAHVAALYQDRLDAGYAPASVNKLHVTLHKALDQAVRWHMVPRNVAEVVKAPRPTAREEMRTLSAGETRRLLEAARGDRLEALYVLAVTTGMRQGELLALKWQDVDLENATVSVRRTITKSGGRLLLGEPKTSKGRRTIHLTGPAVQALREHLSRQMQEIQHLGDLYRDEGFIFTSESGTLINPSNLRQRSFTPLLKKARLPQIRFHDLRHTCATLLLSRNVHPKYVQELLGHSNIAITLDTYSHVIPGMGDHTARAMEDVLQ
- a CDS encoding 4-hydroxy-3-methylbut-2-enyl diphosphate reductase, producing the protein MQQERYFRRGFKMRGQVQHLLDRDYRSEIVDEIRRRNNVLEAGDLTLRLADEFGFCYGVDRAVDYAFQTREKFPDRRIFLTGDMIHNASMNARLREMGIEFLSQGFDGRPDERFEDLDEEDVVILPAFGAPVEWVGKLRERGCIIVDTTCGSVLSVWKRVARYAQKGFTSIIHGKYYHEETRATASQTRREGGNGKYLIVRDLKETGYLTDFIRGRTSAGELKERLGHGMSPGFDPERDLVRVGVANQTTMLMTETMKVGEEIRKAMEERYGRENLAEHFELFDTICSATQDRQDALMRLLEHPLDVVVIVGGYNSSNTNNLAIIAAGRVPRSYHIANGECIRGASIRHKPPGTPLDPREEVEEEGWLPEGPVRVGLTAGASTPNSQIGLAVRRILEARGIRVEEALAAT
- a CDS encoding HipA family kinase codes for the protein MLRTVTVTRYVAPLREGGSLPAIVEADDLGTYVLKFRGAGQGRKALVAEIAAGELARSLGLTVPEIVLAELDPELARPEPDPEIQDLIRASAGLNVALDYLPGSLGFDPLADAPDPLLASRILWFDALVANVDRTVHNPNLLVWHGRLWLIDHGAALYFHHTWKGWEEAARRPYAAARDHALLPFAAALREADEMMSARISPAMLDGILGLVPDAWLRDEPGFADAQEVRAAYREYLLGRLEEPREWVDRLEEAHAQAV
- a CDS encoding TIGR00730 family Rossman fold protein; its protein translation is MPREEERREPFRRPGRGARSTEDERMLRPPYPEEAAFVRTDTWRVLRIMGEFVEGFEELAGLGPAVTFFGSARVDPADPMYAAAVETARLLGEAGFAIITGGGPGIMEAGNRGAREAGVPSVGLNIELPYEQGCNPFVDLPIEFRYFFVRKTMFVKYAQAFVIFPGGFGTMDELFEALTLIQTGKVRDFPVILFGSDYWRGMCGWLREVVLEDGKISRADMDLLALTDSPEEVRELVMASARERARVEEEARRETRRTAGEGR
- a CDS encoding roadblock/LC7 domain-containing protein → MTENPESREGRDLERVLADLRALSPDIRSCAVLTREGRLLGSSHPEGVDRERARAMLEALVGLVDEVARENGKERALQARVRTELGHVLLVRLEGGAVLAATTGLDARVGLALYDMRNARSEVERAAKEAA